The Akkermansia sp. N21116 genome includes a region encoding these proteins:
- a CDS encoding metallophosphoesterase, producing the protein MMIIDTPCFLMGDIHGKPEALEKFLRSRTGISLIQLGDCGFGFVPRYREVLEEMARETGNHVYCLRGNHDDPAMFRNPPVGEYFHLLSDYSELLLNGRRALAVGGGVSVDRSFRAPGRGWWEDEVIPWNGEFVAAHAGKIDILLTHVGLLPPSEPSLKEANPGLLDRDPDLRFDLPKERNLLMDLMEKLQPSEWYFAHFHVSATWQVNEKTRCRALKIDEIVEI; encoded by the coding sequence ATGATGATTATTGATACTCCCTGCTTTCTCATGGGAGATATTCATGGGAAGCCGGAAGCTCTGGAGAAATTCTTACGCTCACGGACGGGCATCAGCCTGATCCAGCTGGGAGATTGCGGTTTTGGATTTGTGCCCCGTTACCGGGAAGTGCTGGAAGAAATGGCTAGGGAGACCGGCAATCATGTGTACTGTCTTCGTGGAAATCATGACGATCCTGCCATGTTTCGCAATCCTCCGGTTGGAGAATACTTTCATCTTCTGTCGGATTATTCTGAACTGCTGTTGAATGGACGTCGGGCTCTGGCCGTGGGCGGAGGCGTTAGTGTGGATCGGTCATTCCGCGCTCCGGGTAGAGGTTGGTGGGAGGATGAGGTGATTCCATGGAATGGGGAGTTTGTGGCTGCTCATGCCGGCAAGATAGATATCCTTTTGACTCACGTCGGGTTGTTGCCTCCATCCGAACCCTCGTTGAAGGAAGCGAATCCGGGACTCTTGGATCGTGATCCGGATTTAAGGTTTGATCTGCCCAAGGAACGCAATTTACTGATGGATCTGATGGAAAAGCTCCAGCCTTCCGAATGGTATTTCGCTCATTTCCATGTGTCCGCAACCTGGCAGGTCAATGAGAAGACGAGGTGCCGGGCTCTGAAAATCGACGAAATTGTCGAAATATAA
- a CDS encoding sugar kinase: protein MSLSIKPASACRWDIVSLGEVMLRLDPGEGRIHTTRTFKVWEGGGEYNVARGLRRCFGLRGAVVTAICDNPVGRLLEDCMLQGGLDLDYVAWTPFDGIGRDCRVGLNFTERGYGVRAAVGCSDRGLSAASQMKPGDVDWDKLFGEEGVRWFHTGGIYAGLSETTSAVVLEAVQAARRHGTIVSYDLNYRPSLWKSIGGQARAQEVNRAIAPFVDVMIGNEEDFQASLGLTIEGSTDDFAHIDQNAYQKMIRLAVKEFGFKAAATTLRVARTATFNDWAAMLYYDGEFYDSISLPNLEILDRVGGGDSFASGLIYGFLADKGPQYAVNCGCAHGALAMTTPGDTSTASLSEVERVMKGGTARVNR, encoded by the coding sequence ATGAGCTTATCTATCAAACCCGCCAGCGCCTGCCGCTGGGACATCGTTTCCCTCGGAGAAGTCATGTTGCGCCTTGATCCCGGAGAAGGCCGCATTCACACGACTCGCACGTTTAAAGTTTGGGAAGGAGGAGGCGAATATAACGTAGCCAGGGGACTCCGCCGCTGCTTCGGTTTAAGAGGCGCCGTCGTCACTGCCATTTGCGATAATCCCGTCGGTCGCCTGCTGGAAGATTGCATGCTCCAAGGGGGGCTTGACCTGGATTATGTTGCCTGGACGCCCTTCGACGGCATTGGCCGTGATTGCCGCGTCGGCCTCAACTTCACGGAACGCGGCTACGGAGTCCGCGCTGCAGTCGGATGTTCCGACCGAGGTCTGAGCGCTGCGAGCCAGATGAAGCCGGGCGATGTGGATTGGGACAAGCTTTTCGGAGAAGAAGGAGTCCGTTGGTTCCATACGGGCGGGATTTATGCCGGACTTTCCGAAACGACGAGTGCCGTCGTTCTGGAAGCCGTCCAGGCCGCCCGTAGACACGGCACTATCGTTTCCTACGACCTCAACTACCGTCCTTCTCTCTGGAAGAGTATCGGCGGCCAGGCCCGCGCCCAGGAAGTCAACCGCGCCATCGCCCCTTTTGTTGACGTCATGATCGGCAATGAAGAAGACTTCCAGGCATCGCTCGGTCTCACGATTGAGGGCTCCACGGATGATTTCGCCCATATCGACCAGAATGCCTACCAAAAAATGATCCGCCTGGCCGTCAAGGAATTCGGATTCAAGGCAGCAGCCACCACCCTGCGCGTCGCCCGTACGGCAACCTTTAACGATTGGGCTGCCATGCTATACTACGATGGCGAATTCTACGACTCCATTTCCCTTCCGAATCTGGAAATCCTCGATCGCGTCGGAGGCGGAGACTCCTTTGCTTCAGGCCTCATTTACGGTTTCCTGGCCGACAAAGGCCCCCAATACGCCGTCAATTGCGGCTGCGCTCACGGAGCCCTGGCCATGACCACTCCCGGCGATACATCGACGGCATCGCTCTCCGAAGTCGAACGAGTCATGAAAGGCGGCACAGCC